The DNA window TACCTGTACTGTGCCAGTGCTTCTGATATATATGaactttttatttcacttccgtttatctatgtatttacaaatgtatgtgcccTTGAACAAATTGGAATGAGATTATAAAACCTGATAATTATGAAATTAGAGACATTGGCTATGATTTAACGCCATACACACTCTGTAATTATTGTTGTTATGTCTTGTGATTTAATTTCCGTTTTAGATCAAGATGAAATGATAGCAATGGAAATACCGGTTTTGCCGAATAAGACTTCAAGTGATGAGAAAAGCACCGACGTCCTTCCTAAAGAGGATTGTGTTGTGAGTACAAAGAGAAAACGGGCTGAATTAGACTTGGACATCATTGAACACCCCTCTGTGAATTCTACTATGTACTTAGATCGCCGACATATATTTAGGATTTCCATCgagaaattaaatcaaattgaagATCCTGAACTCTTTTTGAGGAGATCCGTTCTCGTTAACAACATCGTCAAGCGTATACAGCACGAGATCAGAGACGAGAGTAGGAGACAAGATGTCAATATAAGTAAACATATCGTCGTTGACAGGTTGCCAAGGAAACGCATCCATTATTGCCATCACTATGACAATCGTCTGGTGATGACTGCACCTTCACCGTATTACTATATGGAACCTGATATCGAGGAAGATTCCTCTAAAATCACAGACGATATGACGGAAAGCTTAGTAAACAGTTTAGCAggcaataacaatattgaagaGGTAGCAGACAGACAAAGTAAAACGTCTACCTCAACTGGAGACCTGGATGGcgttttttgtaatttaatttgTTCCTCTTTGAatgaacagtaaatattaaaaccaatattaaataaaacacgTAATATATGTTGATGTTTATACCTGCTTTGGTCTATATTTTTGTTACCTGATACCCAGACAGCGACAAGAAAAGTAGTCTGAATCTGATACCTGCCTTTCGTGATCaattacaataaaatgttcGTGTTTGGTTACTTTGAAGTGATTCTTACCTTTGAGTACTAGTTAATAACTATCCTGAGGGTACTTtgacagtttatttattttgtacctGGCAGTGATAACAAGTAAAAGGGTGGGGTTTACATGTAGATCTGAGGCACCTTGGTGTATATAATAACTCTACCCTAAAGATGTCTATCAACTGTAGGTTATCCATGTGCAATTTACAGAAAATGCCTAGATGGAAGGACTCGTATGTTTTCTCATACTGGCTTAGctagtaaatatatttgttagtatatttatcaaattatctAATCGCTTTGACAGCTTGATATCTTACAatacattattaatttattttataataataataataataataataataataattattattattattattattattattattattattatttataatttattttagtgATTGAAAATAGTTTCTTTTTTCAGTGCATTTCTTGAATGCAATTCTTTTGCAAAAttgtaacattgaaaaaaaaatattctgaaaATTAATTTAGCATTGAACATGAATTTGATAAAAagatattcattatttttatatcGGGATTGTTACATGTAACTGTCGATACGtgcagcacacacacacacgcacatacgcacgtacgcacgcacacacacacatatacacacacacacacacacacacacacatatatatatatatatatatatatatatatatatatatatatatatatatatatatatatatatatatatatatatattactgacCTGATGATGCTCTGTAATAACAGTAATtgcgttatatatatatggacctTATATTTCATCAATAGCAGGAGTCCATAGAAAACTTTAAGTGCAACTAATTTCTGATGTAAATGAAATGTTCATGCATTTTAGCcataattattttacttttcacttgatggTATGGTATTGTTTTAATCACGTTTCCTTTGCAATATACCAAAAACTTCTCAAAACATGTCAACCGCATGAAAATTAATCATATGCAGGATTGTGACAAAATAGATCATAGAAAAACCAACGATTGTTTTGCATCCCTGTTGTACAGAGGACATACTCGTTACTTGCTTCAAATGAGCAAAACTGTATCCGGGTGTTCCGTGagctttcattttaaaattgcGCGATCGAAAGTTTCAATTTTGTAGCACATTTTCTAGATAtaataaacaatttttaaaaaacgaAGTTAAATATCATGAAGCGGAATTTTAAAAGGTTTCGAACAACAAACAAATCTGTACTAAGCTTATCCTCGTCTGACATATGGTGGCTAATGATTCCGTCAATATATGTGCTATGTTCGACTTTTACTTGTTgccaccattttctaaaacctGCCAGAAATTTAAAGTCTTGGAATAGCATGGAAAAAAATGCACTCAGTATCCCGGGACTAAAGTCCTTCGGATGAATTTTTGAGGATAGAAGTATTTATTAATGTTTGTTGTCTTTGATGAAATAACTTTAGGAGTTCTCTCTGAAACATTTTGCAATGGATGGACAGACTACCAAGAGTGAACAAAAGGCTGGACTATGAATATATCATCTTGTATTACACAACGCCTGTTGCTTACAAAAACCAGGATAAATATTTCTGCTGAGATCGTGTCAGGAACTCACGTGGCATGCGACAGCTTGACTTCCACGTCCTTGCATGACTTAATAGATTCTACACAGTATTTTACTTTGTGTAGAGAAACTGGTTTAAAAAAGAGAACCCAGACAATTTACCGATAAATCACATTCCAACAGATGTATAATCTACCAACATTCCGTCACCTAGTGCTTCACAATGTGTTTGTTATACAATCAATTCCACACCGTATGTGCCTCCACGTGGGACTTATGGGATCACTACTTCTTTCACAGAAGTGAGTCTGTATACATAATGATGGAAAGGTATCAATCAACAGCAGTCCATGACATCGTATTCTTATAAATAGATTCAACACATTATGTTTCACATTTTGATGTACGGTGTATTCGACGAGCAGACAGTCAATCAAGTTTCCCACTGAGCATCAACATGAGCTCTAACGAGTTTTTAAagttcatttctcttctctgcAGAGGTAGGCTTAAAAGGTTACTTGACAACGCATGTAGGATGTATTTTGCCTCAGCGACACACGAACTATTCGGAGAttcatttttcactttttaaagtTCAAAGTGTATTTCTGTGTAATTAATACTACTCTTTTGCAATAATGGGAAACACTGTACATACAACAAACTAAAAGAACCAACAAAACAATAGGGAAAAACATGACGACATAATGTAACATATACAATTCCGTTCATAGAAttacttgaaaatgtttgtcttgagctttcatttacaaaaataaatgtcattgcatacaatgtatttcaagTCTCCAAACACTGAGTTAACTCAGACGCTCGGTTCATCGTTTGATGGGAAACGGGTGAAATCGATGTGTTTAGTAGATCGTAGTATGCAGCCATCAAATTATACGTGACTTCATAACGACAAACTTTACGCCAAATCAATTTTACAATTATGTCAAATGAATTCTATATCGAATGAAAATGATttatgtgtatacatttgtgAGTGCAATGCTGTCATGGATGTAATAGTAACAATGCAATAGAAgcatgttttgatgtctacagaGGACTCTGAGCAAAGAAAAACGACATGCTTTTTTGTGGGAAGCTAGATGATATCTCCGAAACAGGAATTTGATAAGGTATGTAGCCCCAGTTCATTCCGTTCCCTCAATGTCTTAGCAAAGATGTGACGCTTATCGTTCAAATTACGATTTAAGAAGCATAATACGTGGAGGATCTATTtgggataaaaaaaaatcatgtgatTGAATTGTATAAGTAACATACTCGTTTCCGATAGGCATGGCAGGGGTAATCTCTATCGTTGTCATCTCAGTGTGTTCATGCAAGGCAATTCTACTATCAGTTTTACGATTTGGCACGACTTTCCACTTTTCATTTAACAGAGGAAGACAACTTCGCATTGAATTTGACATCAAAACACTGTTCTGATAACAAACAACAGTCACAAAGAATGAACTTATGGGATTCCTATTTCACtgtttatttttgtcaaaatgccATCGgataaaactatttttacaTCATTATCATGTTCATGTATATTATATCTTACAAAATCTCGAgagaatctgggagaaaattaGATGTATAGTGATTTGGTGACATCGATTTTTAGACGAACCCGCTGTACTACGACTTTCTATTCCGTTTTGTAGGTTTcaatgtaaccatggtaacggtATTGCGATACATTGTGAGATTTGATAAAGACTAGTATGGCTTACAATAAAATCAATGAAACTTGTAAACATCTAAGAATGTGGTCATTGCATTGGTTGATATGAAATTGACAACAGTTCCTATTATGCTGTAACCAGAAGTGATTAGAAACGTACGTGTAATGAACTGTGTATAGAACTTCCCTGTAGGAtgaatacataatacataacataatatcgacatttcattgtattttacttttgttgTCTCAAAttctatatatagtatttttgAAATCCATTTTCTATATATTGTTACATACAACTAATGTACACGTAAATGTCCTGGGCTTGATAACGTGTGTTTGTTGTGTAATTGAATCTCCCaggtgtatttttttgtaattaatcAACACCCTGAGTAAACGTGGTAACATTTAATACGTCACAGTGAAAGTGTATCCAAAGCATTATCTACATTgtttaaaattgtaaaaataacaaattatcaCTGCTATGACGTTGTTAGAAGTGATAACGCTGTTTATACAGTAATCAGTAAACTCCACTATCATTGATTCAGAACACAGTCTAAATAACTAATTAAACGGTGTTATCGAT is part of the Glandiceps talaboti chromosome 2, keGlaTala1.1, whole genome shotgun sequence genome and encodes:
- the LOC144446360 gene encoding uncharacterized protein LOC144446360 codes for the protein MTLVLAMTSIYNACPFNLDNQRSTGLQQCEADDDSASGDIYLPYNTVYLNGDSNGEVSSDKKHFDDPSCSDQDEMIAMEIPVLPNKTSSDEKSTDVLPKEDCVVSTKRKRAELDLDIIEHPSVNSTMYLDRRHIFRISIEKLNQIEDPELFLRRSVLVNNIVKRIQHEIRDESRRQDVNISKHIVVDRLPRKRIHYCHHYDNRLVMTAPSPYYYMEPDIEEDSSKITDDMTESLVNSLAGNNNIEEVADRQSKTSTSTGDLDGVFCNLICSSLNEQ